In Aspergillus luchuensis IFO 4308 DNA, chromosome 1, nearly complete sequence, the following are encoded in one genomic region:
- a CDS encoding uncharacterized protein (COG:S;~EggNog:ENOG410PKAG), whose product MSTVLSPSLIAMSSGLSYFSRASGSSGSCTHSISSDDSWSRHSGIMPQQPSVYGTSGEAPVIYHPSARRFSPPHIERGPIDTQAPVKPNKPVSSEFAMPYSGLPVTSHALGTIPVSAGGALPRPTALYPEWDHPARLPAESLRRDYDLVRPYETSEYLIERNSRRATEKPKGATRYHSQRRPSNRDEFDGPHQLLDPPSPRVIAAQGRDLPHLPTNLDVSEQDQILSSVNDRLSQCAFDFVAKYQFPIPLEPDKRPVRVPSDREWTEWVYLLKRLATKRRIPARVLYNGQIKQLVTVLENSLEMRHAAKHQSRPIKDDRNVLQLISAGTQVAKILKDANAMEFLDRLYLDTEKRIHDRRSRRVKFASP is encoded by the exons ATGTCCACGGTCCTTTCACCCTCATTGATCGCAATGTCTTCAGGTCTCAGTTATTTCTCACGAGCATCCGGGAGCAGCGGCTCCTGCACACATTCCATCAGCAGTGATGATTCGTGGTCTCGCCACAG TGGCATCATGCCCCAACAACCGTCCGTATACGGGACTTCGGGCGAGGCGCCCGTGATCTATCATCCAAG CGCTAGAAGGTTCTCCCCTCCGCATATTGAGCGTGGACCCATAGATACTCAGGCTCCTGTCAAGCCCAACAAACCAGTTTCGTCGGAATTTGCTATGCCATACAGCGGACTTCCAGTGACCTCACATGCACTGGGAACCATTCCCGTGTCTGCAGGAGGTGCCTTGCCACGCCCCACAGCTCTGTACCCAGAGTGGGACCACCCTGCTCGCCTCCCAGCGGAGTCACTTAGGCGTGATTACGACCTAGTCAGACCCTACGAAACGTCGGAGTACCTGATTGAAAGAAATAGTCGACGCGCAACGGAGAAGCCTAAAGGCGCTACTCGGTATCACTCGCAGAGACGGCCATCTAATCGTGACGAGTTCGACGGACCCCATCAGTTGCTAGACCCACCGTCACCGCGGGTCATAGCAGCCCAAGGGAGGGATTTGCCTCATCTACCTACTAATCTAGATGTCTCAGAGCAAGATCAAATCCTCTCGTCAGTAAACGACCGACTGTCACAGTGTGCCTTTGACTTTGTTGCAAAGTATCAATTTCCGATTCCACTGGAACCGGACAAGAGACCGGTGAGAGTTCCTTCTGACCGCGAGTGGACCGAGTGGGTATATCTCCTGAAGAGACTGGCGACCAAGCGTCGTATCCCAGCCCGGGTGTTGTATAATGGCCAGATCAAGCAATTAGTGACCGTGCTGGAGAATTCCCTGGAGATGAGACATGCCGCCAAGCATCAATCCCGGCCCATCAAGGATGATCGGAATGTTCTTCAGCTTATCTCAGCTGGCACTCAGGTGGCCAAGATCCTCAAGGATGCCAATGCCATGGAATTCCTTGACCGCCTCTATCTTGATACAGAAAAACGCATCCATGATCGACGCAGCCGTCGCGTCAAATTTGCCAGCCCATGA